The following proteins are co-located in the Mesorhizobium sp. M1E.F.Ca.ET.045.02.1.1 genome:
- a CDS encoding cytochrome b: protein MAIITTYTSTQKFLHWALFALVILLYALTYGEEFYPRGDPTVDAIWRLHISFGLLLAAFVLWRVVLRGLRGRPGLPAEMSGLEQTAAKAGHVLLYGLLIAIPVLGIFLTWFRGDALSFFGLFAVPSPFTPDKATARNIRELHELCANGILIAAGLHALAALYHHFVRRDGVLARMLPGG, encoded by the coding sequence ATGGCCATCATCACCACCTACACGTCCACGCAGAAGTTCCTCCATTGGGCTCTCTTTGCCCTCGTCATTCTGCTCTATGCGCTGACCTATGGCGAAGAGTTCTATCCCCGTGGCGATCCCACGGTGGACGCCATTTGGCGATTGCACATTTCCTTCGGCCTTCTGCTTGCCGCGTTCGTGCTTTGGCGGGTGGTTCTGCGCGGCCTGAGAGGGAGGCCGGGTCTCCCGGCAGAGATGTCCGGGCTCGAGCAAACCGCGGCGAAGGCCGGACATGTCCTCCTCTACGGTCTGCTGATCGCGATCCCCGTCCTCGGCATTTTCCTGACCTGGTTCCGGGGCGACGCGTTGAGCTTCTTCGGCCTGTTTGCGGTACCGTCGCCATTCACACCGGACAAGGCGACCGCCAGGAACATCCGTGAACTGCACGAGCTGTGCGCCAACGGCATACTGATCGCCGCTGGCCTGCACGCCTTGGCCGCGCTCTATCATCATTTCGTCCGCAGGGACGGAGTGCTGGCAAGAATGCTTCCCGGCGGCTGA
- a CDS encoding metalloregulator ArsR/SmtB family transcription factor produces MVTKKLTANAESAAAFLAVMGNEKRLLIMNYLAEGELSVGILADKVELSQSALSQHLAKLRRFGLVDTRRDRQMVYYSCKSSAARELLALLDGLLTMDRPLAGPARQALVERMRRPQAA; encoded by the coding sequence ATGGTCACGAAGAAACTTACCGCCAACGCAGAAAGCGCGGCAGCCTTTCTCGCGGTGATGGGCAACGAGAAGCGTCTGCTCATCATGAACTACCTGGCAGAGGGCGAACTGTCGGTCGGCATCCTCGCCGACAAGGTCGAACTCAGCCAGTCCGCACTCTCCCAGCATCTGGCCAAACTGCGCAGGTTTGGCCTGGTCGACACCCGCCGCGACCGCCAGATGGTCTACTACTCCTGCAAGTCGTCCGCGGCGCGTGAGCTCCTCGCGCTGCTCGACGGGCTGCTGACCATGGACCGGCCGCTCGCCGGCCCGGCCCGGCAAGCTCTTGTCGAGAGGATGCGGCGGCCACAGGCCGCCTGA
- a CDS encoding DUF982 domain-containing protein: MIQGWFSRPVEVTVGIAGSIRHISNAQQAVELLTGQWRDAGSAQHGAALRACRRAMSGDVPADNAREAFVSAAREAHVLVE; encoded by the coding sequence ATGATCCAGGGATGGTTTTCCAGGCCGGTCGAAGTCACCGTCGGCATAGCGGGCTCGATTCGGCATATTTCCAACGCGCAGCAGGCCGTGGAATTGCTGACGGGCCAGTGGCGCGACGCCGGCAGCGCGCAGCACGGCGCGGCGCTGCGCGCCTGCCGCCGGGCAATGAGCGGCGACGTTCCGGCCGACAATGCCAGGGAAGCTTTCGTCAGCGCCGCGCGCGAGGCGCATGTGCTGGTCGAATAG
- a CDS encoding DUF982 domain-containing protein, translating to MNDVWFSEPVVIDFEPSGQHRVSSCFEAVECLDQRWPRRARDRTWRSASRVCRDALDGLRSPAEARKTLRRAAKAAGLLA from the coding sequence ATGAACGACGTCTGGTTTTCCGAGCCGGTCGTGATCGATTTCGAGCCAAGCGGACAACACAGGGTCTCAAGCTGCTTCGAGGCCGTCGAATGCCTGGACCAGCGCTGGCCAAGGCGGGCGCGCGACCGCACCTGGCGGTCGGCAAGCCGCGTCTGCCGCGACGCCCTCGACGGTTTGAGAAGCCCAGCCGAAGCCCGCAAAACCCTGCGCAGGGCGGCGAAGGCGGCCGGCCTGCTGGCCTGA